In Mangifera indica cultivar Alphonso chromosome 7, CATAS_Mindica_2.1, whole genome shotgun sequence, the genomic window ttatatgcaaaatttacatacataaaataacatcaattatttatctatatatatttatttgaatcaatgGAAATGCAAATTTCAAAtgcatcattttatattatgaagAGGCCATTTCTAAAGGCCAAAATTCACAATTAACATCAATTGGTAAGACAGATTCTgagcatatataaataataattccaTCTCTTTCGACCTTTCAAGCCGTTGCATAATAGAACTCAACTTCTTTAAAGAAAACAGACAAAAAAGTATCACTTAGTACTCATTGTAAatgcatatagtttttttttgtatcGGTTAATACTAGACTAACCACACAATGTATTTAGAGCATTATTGTATTGCTCATTTGGCTTAATCCTTGATAGAGAATTCAGTCTTCAATTTTCCAACAAGATGAGGCAGCGTCTTGACGCTTTCATCTATCGACTGGTTAACGCATGACTCCAAATCATTTACTGCTTCGGTGCCAATCTTTTGGAGCTTTGCCGACTCAAACTTGTCTTGGCAAACCATTAGAGACCTATTCAATCGCTCCTGCATCCGGTacaaaaagaatttttaatagaaattcattttaaaaaaaatggaacaaTGTGCAATCTTATGAAGTAATGAAGTCACAATAGCATGGCAAGATACTTTCGGAATAAAAAATGGAGATCAAATACTTCATTATTATAAACTCAACAACCCTGTGATGAGTGAACCTTCCTACAAAGCTACTAAACCAGTTCGATTCTAATTAATCTTATCGACCAGCAGCTTTCCATTAAAATCATACAACCAAAATTTGTACGTTTTTAGAGTTGCAGTGTGCCACATAAATCCATAAGAGGCCAAGAACTATAAATGTGGCTAAAATCTGACAGAAAACCATTAGATTAAACTTTTGGAAATGGCTAGTATAGTCCTTTTGAGCATTTGAGTTGGGCAGGGATGAAAAGAGGTGTTACTATTTTGAAGTAAAGTTTACTAGAGATGAAAGAACTGATGAGAAGATAAACATTTggattaaaaaactaaaagaataaaataaaaaaggaaaataacaagtTGTTTACATTAGGAACAATGAGAAATAGAAGAATCAGAAGGGCGAAAGACCAAGTGAGCAAGTTCCAAGTATACATGCCTCAATAAACcaataaatttagttttcatttgcgaaacaaaaatttacatcaaGATTTGAGTTATGGACTAGACATATTGTCCCTTACAACAAATAGAATGTCCCAAGCTAAGCGTTTAAGGATCACACTTAGTTTACTTGAAGAGAGTTCAATGAGACAAGTTTTAGTTAGTACATTCTACAATCCatttgatgaaaaagaaaaggcaaattttgcaatttatacaatttagatatcaCCCCGATGAGTACACACAAGAAGAAACTAACTATTGCTACATGCAACTTCTTTCTGGGTTTTCTCTACCAaacatttaatttgatattgttATGACATGTATCAATATGCAAGGTCAAGAAAGGGGAAAAACACAACTCAGAACAATGAAAATGGTAGAAAACTTCACTTTGAACCATCCAGCAgcttaataaacaatataaggAAATGAACTTACTTGAAACCTGGCCATCTCATTCTCAAAGTGTTGCTGAGCTCTCATAACTGGCACACTGCAATGTTCAACACAATTGCTAATGTCTTCTTGCTTTCTTCTCCTATCAAAGCAATCATATGCACATTTGAAGTATGCTTGCTGCAAAAGATAGTCATTCAACCAATTAGCGAAGTCACTTCACACACAAGTGCACAAAAAACAAATGTCACACACAGTTGCAATTGAAGATCACATTTTCTACAAAATCATGGATTCTCTGCTTGGTTCTGCAAAATTTCTATTCAGAAGATATATTTACACTTCATTTAGTCTTTAATCATCCATTCACAAAAAAGGCTTAGTTTTCGGTATCCATTTCAAACAAACCAGACCATTAAGAGCACTAACAAAAACCAACCCACCTGATAACTTTTGACAAAGAAATAGAACACAAGCAAACTCAAACACTCGAAACAGAGAAATACATAATAACCATGgcagaaaaaaatttcaaatttcgcAACAGACCCATTAAAAATCACATGAATCCCACATGAAGAACACAATCAACTAATCCATTAAGCAATCTAAAGGCCGAAGATTTCACAAATTCAGAGCACACAAGTCAACACAAAGAAATATAGAACAACAATTGCATaaataaatctcatattttgCTAAAAATCACATAAATCCAACATCAGAAACACAACAACCAATCATAATGCAATCAATAGgccaaaatcttcaaaaaaataCAGAACAGAAGCCaacacaaacaaatatataacaCATACTGcagaaacaaaattcaatctttatactaaccctttaaaaaatcacataaacCCCATATGCGAAGCACAACCAAACAATCCATAAAGCAACCAAACAAAAGCCGCAAAACACAAATACAGAGCACCAATTGCAGAAACAAATTGCAAATTTTGCCAGATACCCATTAAAAATCACAAGGCGCGTGTGTCGGCTCTCTTTTCAGGGTTTGTCGGCGAAGTCGTTCCGATCACAATGGTGTAGACACGGCCACCGGAAAATGACAGAAGCACAGTTGTCGGAAAAGAACGCCAGAAAATAATGTAAACTTTGCCggaaaataaatcaagattatcgaaaaaaaaaaattcttagaaGCCTAATatcggctctgataccatgtgaaTAACCTTGAGAAAAATGTTCTATCTATCAAAAGAGCGAAtttacattaatatttatatgaaattctaaATCCTATTTAGGAAAGAGTATATGTACTTTCCTAGTATACAAAGATACAATCACCCTAATTATTTGCttcctaatttagagatacaactcaACACAGAGCACCAATTGCAGAAACAAATTGCAAATTTTGCCAGATACCCATTAAAAATCACATGGAACTAAGATAAGAAACACagttaaaaggccaaaaaaaaaaaatgcataaattcagagataaaaagagagagaggagacCTGGAGGGTGAAATTGATATGGTCTTGTACAGGAAAAAGATGGCTTTGAGCAGCTGCATTTACTTCTTCAAGTTTCTTTCTCATTCTCTCCGATACTATTTGTTCCTCCATTGCTGCCACGTGATTCATCTTCTCAACTTTCGAGTTCTCTTGTTTGTTTCGCTGAAAGCTCCAAAGAGAGACGGGGGTTTAGGGCTTTAAACCTGAGATCTGTGTAATACTTATAGATGCACCAGAATAAGAA contains:
- the LOC123220418 gene encoding protein FAM136A-like; translation: MNHVAAMEEQIVSERMRKKLEEVNAAAQSHLFPVQDHINFTLQQAYFKCAYDCFDRRRKQEDISNCVEHCSVPVMRAQQHFENEMARFQERLNRSLMVCQDKFESAKLQKIGTEAVNDLESCVNQSIDESVKTLPHLVGKLKTEFSIKD